TGCGCCAGCCGTGTCTCGGATCACCCGGGGCGGGACCGTCCCCGTGGTCTGGCCACGTACGGACGCATGTTTCAACTTGTTTCATGCCGCAGAACCCCAGTCGGGGCTAGGGCTCGGGCGACCGCTTGAGCTGGACCAGGCGCTCCCGGGCCAGGCGTCGGCCCGTGGGGGTGGCGGCGAGTCCACCCCCGGCGGTCTCCCGGTAGCGGACATCCATCGACCGGCCAATCTCGCCCATGGTGTCGATGACTTCATCGACCGGGATCGGGAACCGCACCCCGGCCAGGGCCATCTCGATCCCCGCCAGGGCGATGGCTCCCCCCGTGGCATTCCGGTATACGCAGGGCACCTCCACCAGCCCGCCGAGCGGATCGCAGACCAGGCCGAGCGTGCCCTGCAGGGTGAGCGCGGCGGCGTGCGCCGCCACCGTGGGCGAACCACCCAGCAGCTCCACGCCGGCCGCCGCCGCCATGGCCGCCGCGGCGCCGGTCTCCGCCTGGCATCCTCCCTCGGCCCCGGAGAGGGAGGCCCGGTGCGCCACGACGGCGCCGACCAGTCCCGCGGTGGCCAGGGCGCGCACCAGGGCGGCGTCGGTCACCGGGCGGTGCTTGGCCAGACCCAGCAGGACGCCCGGCAGGACCCCCGCCCCGCCGGCCGTGGGGGCGGCGACGATCACCCCCATCGCCGCGTTCACCTCCTGCACCGCGAGGGCGGAGGCGAGCACGTCGGTGAAGACGGTGCCGGCGAGCGGTCCCACCGGGCGGGTGAGCAGGGCGGCGTCGCCACCCACCAGCCCGCTCACGCTGCGGAGGTCGCCGGGGAGGCCCCGTTCGATGGCGTGCCGCATGACCGCCAGAGCCCGGGTGAGCGCGCTCTCGATCTCCTCCCGGGTGCGCAGCCCCGCCTCGGCCTCGAGCCGCAGCCCCAGCTCGCCGAGCGAGATGCCATCCTGCTCGGCCCGCCGGACCAGGTCCCCCAGCGACTCGAACATCAGGCGATCCTCGCGAGGGCGCGGAGCTGGCTCACCGCCGGGAGCGCGCGGATGACGCCCAGCGTCTCGGGGTGCGGCGGGTGGTCCAGCTCGTAGATATGGATCGCCTCCCCGCCCTTCTGGCGCCGGGACACCTTGATGGTCGCGATGTTCTCGCCCTGGCGCGCGAGGGCACTGGTGACCGCGGCGACGATCCCGGGGACGTCCTGCGCCACGAATACGATGGTCGGCAGGGTGCCGTTCACCTCGACGGGGAAGCCGTCGATCTCCGTGATCTGGATCCGCCCGGCACCAAGGGAGGAGCCGGTGACCACCGCCTGGTGCTGGTCGCGCCGGAGCGTGATGCGGGTGGTGTTGGGGTGGGGTTCCCCGTGCAGCTTGGTGTTGCGGAAGCTGACCTGCAAGCCGGCCGCCGCCGCGAGGTCGATGCTCTCCCGCAGGCGCTCGTCGTCGGGGAAGAAGCCGAGGAGGCCCCCGGCGATGGCGCGATCGGTGCCGTGACCGGTGCCGGTGCGGGCAAAGGAGCCGTGCAGCTCCACCTCGGCGCTGTCGGGCTGGCCTCCGATGAGGCCACGGGCGAAGAGGCCGATCCGGCAGGCACCGGCGGTATGGGATGACGAGGGCCCCACCATGACCGGGCCGATGATATCGAGCAGGGAGATCATGGCGGGGAAGTTACGGCATACGTGGTACGGGGAACAGGGAATGCCCCGACCCGCACCCCGGTCGGCCTAGAGGAGCTCGACCTGCCGGATCACGCCAAGACTCAGCGCGATCTCCGTGGTGTCGTCGCCCGAGGGGTGGAGGTAGACCTCGTGGGCCGTGACGTGGGTGTCCACGCTCGTCGGAATACCGGTCACTTCCTGGCCGTCCCGGGTGACGATCCGCACCGGCAGCTCGTTGCTGCCGGCGTAGCCGAGGACGGCGACGATCTGTTCGTAGTCCAGGGGGGCCTCCCGCGCGCGGGGGTCGCGCTACCCGATGGCGGCGATGACGCCGCCCATGCCGCCGTCGTCGCTGGGAGGCCGGTATACCGGGCCCTGATCCATCGGGGGCATGACCCCGAAGACGCTCTGGGATCGGAGGACCCCCTCGACGGACCCGAGCAGCCCTTCCAGCTCCTCCGTGGCCTTGCGGAGCGCATAGCGGTACAGCCAGCGGTACCAGAGCAGGCTGCCGCCGCCCATCGCGGCCGCGGCCGCCACTCCCGGGAGGAACGCCAGCATGCCCAGCGCCATGCCAGTGGCCCCCGCAGCGGTGCCGACCGTGCCGCCGGTGGCGGCCAGCGCGGCGGCGATCCAGCCATCAGCCTTGAGGTTCTTCCGCAGGCCGGAGCGGAGGTCGCCGTAGATGGTGACCTCGCAGCCACCGCCGGCCGGCAGCGGGCGCAGGGTGACGTTGAGCTGGAAGAGCTCCAGCTGGTACATCCGATAGGTGAAGGGCGTGTAGGACTCGGTGGACCCGGCGACCATGGTCTTCATCATGTTCGGGACGCTGAACACCAGCACGCCGCCATCGAGCGGGTGCCCCCCGACCGTGTCCCGCAGGCTCATCAGGTAGGGCCGCGCGGGGCACACGCGGCCGATGGCCTCGAGCACCGAGCGGGGCGTGCCGCGGATCACCCGCGACACCGAGAGGCTGCGCTCGCTGGTGCCCAGGAGCCGGGTCGTGAGCCGATCCTGCCGGGTGCCGGTCACGGCCACGGCGGGCGCATTGGGTGCCGGCTGCTCCGCCAGCGCCAGGGCCACGAACTCCGGGGCGATCCCGACCTCCTGCGCGGCCGCCTCGACGTCGCGCAGGCGGTAGCCGCCGGTGGGCAGCGCGCTGGTGATGCCCGTCAGGCCGGTGCCCTGACGGGAGCGCTGCTCCAGGCGGGTGGCCGCATCGGCCTGCAGCTGCGCGGCGCGGAGCCAGATGGCTTCGGCGCGTTCAATGGGGATGATCCGGTCGGGCGTGGTCCCCGCGGAAGCCGGCCCCACCTTCTCAATGGCCCGTCCCAGCGTCTCGGCGAGTTCCTCGCCGGTGGCAAAGCGCTCGGCGGGGTTCTTGCGCAGGCAGCGATCGATGACCTCGACCAGCGGGCGGGGCACCCCGGGCGCCACCGACGCGAGGGACGGGGCGGTCCGGGAGGCGACCGCGAGCAGCACCGCCGCCGGGTTGTCCCCCTCGAAGGGCAGCCGGCCGGAGAGGGCGTAGTATCCCACCACGCCAAGCGAATAGAGGTCGCTCCGGCCGTCCAGCGGCTCACCGTTGGCCTGCTCGGGGCTCATGTAGTGCACGGTGCCCACGAGCTCGCCCGCCTGGGTGAGCCCGGCGGCGTGGGTATCGCGGGCGATGCCGAAGTCCGTCACCACCGCGCGCCCGCTGCCGCGCTCCACCATGATGTTCGGGGCCTTGATGTCGCGGTGCACCACCCCGCGCAGGTGGGCGTACGCCAGTGCCCAGGCCGCCTCGCGCAGCAGCCGCACCACCTCCACGGCCGGCAGCGGGCCCCGGTCCCGGACCCGCTCGGCGAGGTTCTCGCCTTCGATGAAGGCCATGACGAAGTAGGCGCAGCCGTTGGCCTCCTCCGCCCGGTAGATCGGCACGATGTGCGGGTGGGAGAGCTGGGCCGCGGTCCGCGCCTCGCGCAGGAAGCGCTCCCGCACCGTGGCGTCGCCGGTCAGGTGCGGGGGGAGCACCTTGATGGCCACCGGGCGCTCCAGCCGGAGCTCCCGGGCCAGGTACACCACGCCCATGCCGCCGCGACCGAGCTCCCGCTCGATCTGGTAGCTGCCGGCGAGCAGGGGTTCCAGCGCGGCGCGGACGGGATCGGTCATGGTCAGTTGGTGAGCGGGCCGGGGGCGCCGGCCGGGAGCGCCCGGGGGGGACCCAGCGTCTCGTCGATGAAGTTGGTGATCAGGGTGCGCAGGTGCAGCGTGGTGTTGCCCCCGAAGATCCCGTGGTTGCGGTTGGGGTAGGCCATGAAGTCAAAGGACTTGTTGGCCGCGACCAGGCGGTTGAGCAGGTTCTCCGAGTTCTGGTAGTGCACGTTGTCGTCCCCGGTGCCGTGCACCAGGAGCAGGCGTCCCCGCATCCGGTCCACGTAGCTGAGCGGCGAGCCCTTGTCGTAGCCGGCCGCGTTGTCCTGCGGCAGGCCGTTGTAGCGCTCGGTGTAGATGTTGTCGTAGAACTTCCAGTGGGTCACCGGCGCCACCGCCACGGCCATGCTGTAGACGTCGGGGGCCTGGAACAGCCCGTTGAGGCTCAT
The Gemmatimonadota bacterium DNA segment above includes these coding regions:
- the sdaAB gene encoding L-serine ammonia-lyase, iron-sulfur-dependent, subunit beta, producing MISLLDIIGPVMVGPSSSHTAGACRIGLFARGLIGGQPDSAEVELHGSFARTGTGHGTDRAIAGGLLGFFPDDERLRESIDLAAAAGLQVSFRNTKLHGEPHPNTTRITLRRDQHQAVVTGSSLGAGRIQITEIDGFPVEVNGTLPTIVFVAQDVPGIVAAVTSALARQGENIATIKVSRRQKGGEAIHIYELDHPPHPETLGVIRALPAVSQLRALARIA
- the sdaAA gene encoding L-serine ammonia-lyase, iron-sulfur-dependent, subunit alpha, with protein sequence MFESLGDLVRRAEQDGISLGELGLRLEAEAGLRTREEIESALTRALAVMRHAIERGLPGDLRSVSGLVGGDAALLTRPVGPLAGTVFTDVLASALAVQEVNAAMGVIVAAPTAGGAGVLPGVLLGLAKHRPVTDAALVRALATAGLVGAVVAHRASLSGAEGGCQAETGAAAAMAAAAGVELLGGSPTVAAHAAALTLQGTLGLVCDPLGGLVEVPCVYRNATGGAIALAGIEMALAGVRFPIPVDEVIDTMGEIGRSMDVRYRETAGGGLAATPTGRRLARERLVQLKRSPEP
- a CDS encoding protein kinase; amino-acid sequence: MTDPVRAALEPLLAGSYQIERELGRGGMGVVYLARELRLERPVAIKVLPPHLTGDATVRERFLREARTAAQLSHPHIVPIYRAEEANGCAYFVMAFIEGENLAERVRDRGPLPAVEVVRLLREAAWALAYAHLRGVVHRDIKAPNIMVERGSGRAVVTDFGIARDTHAAGLTQAGELVGTVHYMSPEQANGEPLDGRSDLYSLGVVGYYALSGRLPFEGDNPAAVLLAVASRTAPSLASVAPGVPRPLVEVIDRCLRKNPAERFATGEELAETLGRAIEKVGPASAGTTPDRIIPIERAEAIWLRAAQLQADAATRLEQRSRQGTGLTGITSALPTGGYRLRDVEAAAQEVGIAPEFVALALAEQPAPNAPAVAVTGTRQDRLTTRLLGTSERSLSVSRVIRGTPRSVLEAIGRVCPARPYLMSLRDTVGGHPLDGGVLVFSVPNMMKTMVAGSTESYTPFTYRMYQLELFQLNVTLRPLPAGGGCEVTIYGDLRSGLRKNLKADGWIAAALAATGGTVGTAAGATGMALGMLAFLPGVAAAAAMGGGSLLWYRWLYRYALRKATEELEGLLGSVEGVLRSQSVFGVMPPMDQGPVYRPPSDDGGMGGVIAAIG